One window from the genome of Phycisphaerales bacterium encodes:
- a CDS encoding prepilin-type N-terminal cleavage/methylation domain-containing protein: MTTPARGFTLIELSMAIVIGTVILFAAMGMFHTMERADAIAEVRAEESSQLQRTQRVASRALGSLLVMSRQDQQTASAARTAQDQAEAAVAEGRSLGGGQGEQGDQDSLDALAATVRSFRPRVLLERDPMLSGIPMVRRVRIGEQGLGQPESTMPQRLELALSAPPVVPSYADTQRRMRIAQLGMAPVEIGSSVDEEGAVRGSFVFRDERRLNELGLRVFSLWWVPIAGDADDAALIEAEGLDPAMVDGAVMLMDSVVWARWQFFKEGEWRDEFEVLGELDLAAYGELELTTAQNVTVAWLFELAWTIGTEEDEDDADGDGSGDEVGDGGPGSATDESGRTSGLGGGSN, from the coding sequence ATGACCACTCCGGCGCGCGGCTTCACGCTGATCGAGCTGTCGATGGCCATCGTCATCGGCACGGTGATCCTCTTCGCGGCCATGGGCATGTTCCACACGATGGAGCGGGCCGATGCCATCGCCGAGGTGCGCGCCGAAGAGAGCTCCCAGCTCCAACGAACGCAGCGCGTCGCCAGCCGAGCGCTGGGTTCGCTGCTCGTGATGTCCCGCCAGGATCAGCAAACGGCCTCGGCTGCGCGCACGGCCCAGGATCAGGCCGAGGCTGCAGTGGCCGAGGGGCGGAGCCTCGGCGGCGGGCAGGGCGAGCAAGGCGACCAAGACTCGCTCGACGCTCTCGCCGCCACGGTGAGGAGCTTTCGTCCCCGCGTCCTGCTCGAGCGAGATCCGATGCTTTCCGGAATTCCGATGGTGCGGCGCGTCCGCATCGGTGAGCAGGGTCTCGGCCAGCCCGAAAGCACCATGCCCCAACGGCTGGAGCTTGCCTTGAGCGCTCCACCCGTGGTTCCGTCCTACGCAGACACGCAGCGGCGGATGCGGATTGCTCAACTGGGCATGGCCCCGGTCGAGATCGGCTCGTCGGTCGATGAGGAGGGGGCCGTCCGCGGATCGTTCGTCTTCCGCGATGAGCGGCGTCTGAACGAATTGGGACTGCGGGTCTTCAGCCTGTGGTGGGTGCCGATCGCTGGCGATGCGGACGACGCGGCGCTGATCGAGGCCGAGGGCCTGGACCCTGCCATGGTCGACGGTGCGGTGATGCTGATGGACAGCGTCGTCTGGGCGCGGTGGCAGTTCTTCAAGGAAGGCGAGTGGCGCGACGAGTTCGAGGTGCTCGGCGAGCTCGACCTGGCCGCCTACGGCGAGCTCGAGTTGACCACGGCCCAGAACGTGACGGTCGCCTGGCTGTTCGAGCTCGCGTGGACAATCGGAACCGAGGAAGACGAAGACGACGCCGACGGAGATGGATCCGGCGATGAAGTTGGTGATGGCGGGCCCGGGAGCGCGACGGACGAAAGCGGCCGGACTTCGGGCCTGGGCGGGGGAAGCAATTGA
- a CDS encoding type II secretion system protein GspG, with product MSDRKHTRSRHARRGFSLLELTLVILIIGVLMGVATVAFAPALLRGKTTATEASMTTIRRAITEYQGINNQYPAALQALVPGHLEEVPLDGWDNQFWYAAPGQDGRPFDLISAGEDGQYTTADDINVWTMNEEQGQ from the coding sequence ATGAGCGATAGAAAGCACACACGTTCTCGCCACGCACGACGCGGCTTCTCGCTGCTCGAGCTCACGCTGGTGATCCTCATCATCGGCGTGCTCATGGGCGTGGCGACGGTCGCCTTCGCGCCCGCGCTCCTGCGCGGCAAGACGACGGCGACCGAGGCGAGCATGACCACGATCCGCCGAGCGATCACCGAGTACCAGGGCATCAACAACCAGTACCCCGCCGCGCTGCAGGCGCTCGTGCCAGGGCACCTCGAGGAGGTTCCGCTGGATGGCTGGGACAACCAATTCTGGTACGCTGCCCCGGGGCAAGATGGTCGGCCCTTCGACCTCATCAGCGCCGGCGAGGATGGCCAGTACACGACCGCCGACGACATCAACGTCTGGACCATGAACGAGGAACAGGGCCAGTAA
- a CDS encoding type II secretion system F family protein, whose amino-acid sequence MSRAAKGPSPYLFLASSPKGGKRLGVRSAASERALASVLGRERRVLVWSRRLPGWLGSSGQMGLKDQEQFNAVLGQLVSRGVPLVEALDVTASAVDASHADRIRRVRSQVAGGAMFADACGKVGIVDPVTSAVYRAAERTGDLGGACGQIAKTAERQVKVRSQAITLMFYPIIVLGVSVLAGWGMLTFIVPMIGSRLSSMGSDLPWFTVALMTAGQTIRDNLGVFFLIVLGLLIATIVLRKAVLAALWNVVRRLPGMRELVLAQETTRFFSVMAAMTRSGVTLADALVVAFRTVSHAKLRRQLQTLQRRLVEGGQLAQLIEDVDALPLPVRKLLIAAERSGDLEEAFESLAEDMADEVERRSTRALAVLEPGLIIFMFLMIGSMVLAIMLPLFTATANMDMG is encoded by the coding sequence ATGTCCAGAGCCGCCAAGGGACCATCCCCATACCTCTTCCTTGCCTCGAGCCCCAAGGGCGGCAAGCGGCTGGGCGTGCGCAGCGCCGCCAGCGAGCGGGCCCTGGCCTCGGTGCTGGGTCGCGAGCGGCGGGTGCTCGTGTGGTCCCGTCGGTTGCCCGGCTGGCTGGGCAGTTCGGGCCAGATGGGCCTGAAGGACCAGGAGCAGTTCAACGCCGTGCTGGGCCAGCTCGTCTCCCGCGGCGTTCCGCTGGTCGAGGCCCTCGACGTGACCGCGTCGGCCGTCGACGCCAGCCACGCCGACCGCATCCGCCGGGTGCGGTCGCAGGTCGCCGGCGGCGCGATGTTCGCCGACGCCTGCGGCAAGGTTGGCATCGTCGATCCGGTCACCTCGGCGGTCTACCGGGCGGCGGAGCGCACGGGCGACCTCGGCGGTGCCTGCGGCCAAATCGCCAAGACCGCCGAGCGGCAAGTCAAGGTCCGCAGCCAGGCCATCACGCTGATGTTCTACCCGATCATCGTGCTGGGCGTGAGCGTGCTGGCCGGCTGGGGCATGCTGACGTTCATCGTGCCGATGATCGGCTCGCGGCTTTCGAGCATGGGCAGCGACCTGCCGTGGTTTACCGTCGCGCTCATGACGGCGGGGCAGACCATCCGCGACAACCTGGGCGTCTTCTTCCTGATCGTGCTGGGCCTGCTTATCGCGACGATCGTGCTGCGTAAGGCGGTGCTCGCCGCGCTGTGGAACGTCGTGCGCCGCCTGCCCGGCATGCGCGAGCTGGTGCTGGCCCAGGAGACCACGCGCTTCTTCTCGGTCATGGCCGCCATGACGCGTTCGGGCGTTACGCTGGCCGACGCGCTCGTCGTGGCGTTCCGAACCGTGAGCCACGCGAAGCTGCGTCGGCAGTTGCAAACCCTGCAGCGCCGGCTCGTCGAGGGCGGCCAATTGGCGCAGCTCATCGAAGACGTCGATGCGTTGCCGTTGCCGGTGCGCAAGCTGCTCATCGCCGCCGAGCGCTCGGGCGACCTGGAAGAAGCGTTCGAGAGCCTGGCCGAGGACATGGCCGACGAGGTCGAGCGACGCAGCACGCGCGCGCTCGCGGTGCTCGAGCCCGGGCTGATCATCTTCATGTTCCTGATGATCGGCTCGATGGTGCTCGCCATCATGCTGCCGCTCTTTACGGCAACGGCCAATATGGACATGGGTTGA
- a CDS encoding Hsp70 family protein: MPPNDSNAPIIGIDLGTTNSLAAYADDAGPRILGDNATGSGIVPSVVRYEPRADGSLAAIVGLDARERAVEFPQTTIASVKRLMGRSLADAAGDAPYLPYQIVDGPREMVAVAIPVADGPPVVRTPQEVSADVLRAVKDRAEQALGVPVSKAVVTVPAYFDDGQRQATRDAGRLAGLDVVRIVSEPTAAALAYGLGSAQRSSIEPTTVAVFDLGGGTFDVSILRITPGPQPDAPAIFQVLATDGDTRLGGDDADHALVGLFLTEANERFDLGLTDRLADALSALPPQTRRALLTFAQDVKHRLSDRDAAEIAIDLGGGRSYDRTVTRTEFESLIEPMIKRAIAACERAVKAAAKQPGGESIDAVVLVGGSTRIPAVRKAVGAFFGLEPYTALDPDRVVALGAAVQASTLAGRSRNSLLLDAIPLSLGIETVGGAVAKLIVAGATLPARAKETFSTSVDDQTAIELKVLQGEREMAEDCRQLGLFHLRGIPPMPAGVPQLEVEFLVDANGVLSVSAMEKRSGQTATLQVIPNHGLTRDEVDAIEAQAIEHARDDMTRHRVVDLVAHASLDVKWITEALGRVGDQLPNDLRTRIEASVESVRAMADRARADWRSVDAEAFAAAKQAMDEASVPLHEASISASLKGMPGRTT; the protein is encoded by the coding sequence ATGCCTCCGAACGACTCGAACGCGCCCATCATCGGCATCGACCTGGGCACCACGAATTCCCTCGCCGCCTACGCCGACGACGCCGGGCCGCGCATCCTGGGCGACAACGCTACAGGTTCCGGCATCGTGCCCAGCGTCGTCCGCTACGAGCCGCGGGCCGACGGCTCGCTGGCCGCCATCGTGGGGCTCGATGCGCGCGAGCGGGCGGTCGAGTTCCCGCAAACGACCATCGCCAGCGTCAAGCGGCTCATGGGCCGCAGCCTGGCCGACGCCGCGGGCGATGCGCCGTACCTGCCCTACCAGATCGTCGACGGCCCGCGCGAGATGGTGGCGGTCGCCATCCCCGTCGCCGACGGCCCGCCCGTCGTACGTACACCCCAGGAAGTCTCCGCCGACGTCCTGCGGGCCGTGAAGGACAGGGCCGAGCAGGCCCTGGGCGTGCCGGTCTCCAAGGCCGTCGTCACCGTGCCCGCCTACTTCGACGACGGCCAGCGCCAGGCAACCCGCGACGCCGGACGCCTGGCCGGCCTGGACGTCGTCCGCATCGTCAGCGAGCCGACGGCCGCAGCCCTCGCCTACGGACTGGGCTCGGCCCAGCGGTCCAGCATCGAGCCCACGACGGTCGCCGTCTTCGACCTGGGCGGCGGCACCTTCGACGTCTCGATCCTCCGCATCACGCCGGGCCCGCAGCCCGACGCCCCGGCCATCTTCCAGGTGCTCGCCACCGACGGCGACACGAGGCTGGGCGGGGACGACGCCGACCACGCCCTGGTCGGCCTGTTCCTGACCGAGGCGAACGAACGTTTCGACCTCGGCCTGACGGATCGCCTGGCCGACGCCCTCTCGGCCCTGCCCCCGCAGACCCGCCGCGCCCTGCTGACGTTCGCCCAGGACGTCAAGCACCGCCTGAGCGATCGCGACGCGGCCGAGATCGCCATCGACCTCGGCGGCGGCCGCTCGTACGACCGCACGGTCACGCGCACGGAGTTCGAGTCCCTCATCGAACCCATGATCAAGCGGGCCATCGCCGCATGCGAGCGCGCCGTGAAGGCTGCGGCGAAGCAGCCCGGCGGCGAGTCCATCGACGCCGTCGTCTTGGTTGGCGGCTCGACGCGCATCCCCGCCGTGCGCAAGGCCGTGGGCGCGTTCTTCGGGCTCGAGCCCTACACCGCCCTCGACCCCGATCGCGTCGTGGCTCTTGGCGCGGCGGTGCAGGCGTCGACGCTCGCCGGCCGCAGCCGCAACAGCCTGCTGCTCGACGCCATCCCGCTCAGCCTTGGCATCGAGACGGTGGGGGGCGCCGTTGCCAAGCTGATCGTCGCCGGCGCCACCCTGCCGGCGCGCGCGAAGGAAACCTTCTCCACCAGCGTCGATGACCAGACCGCCATCGAGCTCAAGGTCCTCCAGGGCGAGCGCGAGATGGCCGAGGACTGCCGCCAGCTCGGGCTGTTCCACCTGCGAGGCATCCCGCCCATGCCCGCCGGCGTGCCGCAACTGGAAGTCGAGTTCCTCGTCGACGCCAACGGCGTGCTCAGCGTGTCGGCCATGGAGAAGCGATCGGGCCAGACCGCCACGCTCCAGGTCATTCCCAACCATGGGCTGACGCGCGACGAGGTCGACGCCATCGAGGCGCAGGCCATCGAGCACGCCCGCGACGACATGACGCGCCACCGCGTCGTCGACCTCGTCGCCCACGCCTCGCTCGACGTCAAGTGGATCACCGAAGCTCTCGGCCGCGTCGGCGACCAACTACCCAATGACCTGCGGACCAGGATCGAAGCCTCGGTCGAATCGGTTCGGGCGATGGCCGATCGGGCCCGGGCCGACTGGCGCTCGGTCGACGCCGAGGCCTTCGCCGCCGCCAAGCAGGCCATGGACGAGGCCAGTGTGCCCCTGCACGAGGCGTCGATCTCGGCGTCCCTCAAGGGCATGCCAGGCCGCACGACCTGA
- a CDS encoding VCBS repeat-containing protein, protein MHSILKMTAATMVAAMAPAAALAQACDPTEIFAPQVLYGVDSFPLCVAIGDLDGDGHADLAVANGATASVSVLLNNGDGTFAEDVLYGAGEQPRSVAIGDLDGDGDGDLVVANSFDDDISVLLNRGDATFIPVARYVTSSRPFSVAIGDLDGDGDADLAVAHEADVVVSVFLNDGRGTFAGGSAPRVGDRPISVAIGDLDGDGDADLAVANRLSDDVSVLLNDGDGSFAPEIRYGVGTTPASVAIGDLDGDGDLDLAVANDGSDDVSVLMNDGNATFADDVAYGVGDYPQSVAIGDLDGDGDVDVVTANRFDETVSVLLNDGDGAFAPGASYDAGRVPWFVAIGDLDGDGAPDLATANAQGVNVSVLLNRCGPSACPADLDGDGELTIFDFLTFQNLFDLMDPRADFDGDGDFTTFDFLAFQNAFDAGCP, encoded by the coding sequence GTGCACTCGATCCTGAAGATGACCGCCGCGACGATGGTCGCTGCCATGGCGCCGGCCGCAGCGCTCGCCCAGGCCTGCGACCCAACCGAGATCTTCGCGCCGCAGGTGCTCTACGGCGTGGACAGCTTCCCCCTCTGCGTCGCGATCGGCGACCTGGACGGCGACGGCCACGCCGATCTGGCCGTGGCGAACGGCGCCACCGCCAGCGTCAGCGTATTGCTCAACAACGGGGATGGAACGTTCGCCGAGGACGTCCTGTACGGCGCGGGAGAACAACCCAGGTCCGTGGCGATCGGCGACCTGGACGGTGATGGCGACGGCGACCTCGTGGTGGCCAACTCCTTCGACGACGACATCAGCGTCCTGCTGAACAGGGGGGACGCCACCTTCATACCCGTTGCACGCTACGTAACCAGCTCGCGGCCGTTCTCCGTGGCGATCGGCGACCTCGATGGCGACGGCGACGCCGACCTGGCCGTGGCGCACGAGGCCGACGTCGTGGTCAGCGTGTTCTTGAATGACGGCCGCGGCACATTCGCCGGAGGGTCCGCCCCCCGCGTCGGCGACAGGCCCATTTCGGTCGCGATCGGCGACCTCGATGGCGACGGCGACGCCGACCTGGCCGTCGCGAATCGACTCAGCGATGACGTCAGCGTGCTGCTCAACGATGGGGACGGCAGCTTTGCGCCCGAGATACGTTACGGCGTGGGCACGACGCCGGCGTCCGTGGCGATCGGCGACCTGGACGGTGACGGCGACCTCGACCTGGCCGTGGCCAACGACGGCAGCGACGACGTCAGCGTGCTGATGAACGACGGGAATGCAACGTTCGCCGACGATGTCGCCTACGGCGTGGGCGACTACCCCCAGTCCGTGGCGATCGGCGACCTCGACGGCGATGGCGATGTTGACGTGGTCACGGCGAACCGATTCGACGAGACCGTGAGCGTGCTGCTGAACGATGGAGACGGCGCCTTCGCGCCCGGTGCGAGCTACGACGCCGGCCGAGTCCCCTGGTTTGTGGCGATCGGCGACCTGGACGGCGACGGCGCGCCCGACCTGGCCACCGCGAACGCGCAGGGCGTCAACGTCAGCGTGCTGCTCAACCGGTGCGGTCCCTCCGCCTGCCCCGCCGACCTCGACGGCGACGGCGAGCTCACCATCTTCGACTTCCTCACGTTCCAGAACCTCTTCGACCTGATGGACCCCCGCGCCGACTTCGACGGCGACGGCGACTTCACCACCTTCGACTTCCTCGCCTTCCAGAACGCCTTCGACGCCGGCTGCCCGTAG
- the pheT gene encoding phenylalanine--tRNA ligase subunit beta produces the protein MDASLTWLASLLGSEGDEDASSPLTVDEVDAALTAAGFPLDGVEPRGDDALLDVEVTSNRGDCLCHLGLAREIAAITGRAVTPRSIGEVPRGPAVGEHLTLENRCSAGERPTCPTFTAHVILNATIGPSPAWLRELLESVGQRSINNAVDVTNWLNLEHGNPSHVFDLDRLEGRTLVIREATEGEPLATLDGASRKLAAGEIVVADAAKATSLAGVIGGADSQVEEGTTNIVLEVATWDPARVRAASRRHAVRTDASHRFERVVDPRTCLPAAEIAARLIAELTGGTLCEGALVEGAPMPEGRAITLRPQRCSAVLGIETPADEMVRLLRSVEIDVRVQDDALACTPPPHRAHDLVREIDLIEEIARLRGFDAVPMARRLAIKAQPPQPEEQAMEGIAHAVTALGFFEAVTFSFTSPEKAAPFLPTGASLVNVDDDRRGAEPTLRPSVLPSLLTCRRVNRDAQVHQDGGVRLFEVSATFWSKSEGTNEESRKIALLVDAGGDGPKAKAEDVQHGVRVVKAAIESMVALCYGHEARLRIETGGDLPAAMDVANAGRVFVEHEGGSIDLGTFGLPTGETLALFDLQRPVIVAELELEPLLVAYPPTPRVSALPAFPGIERDLSVVVPQSTPWAQIESAVEGLDLDRLRAIAFVGTYAGKQVGEGKKSVTLRLAFRDDDRTLRHEEVDPQMERAIGALRETVGAEVRT, from the coding sequence ATGGACGCAAGCCTGACATGGCTCGCCTCCCTCCTGGGAAGTGAGGGGGACGAGGACGCGAGTTCGCCGCTGACCGTCGACGAGGTCGATGCCGCGCTGACGGCGGCCGGGTTCCCGCTCGACGGCGTCGAGCCCAGGGGCGACGACGCGCTGCTGGACGTCGAGGTGACCAGCAACCGGGGCGATTGCCTGTGCCACCTCGGGCTGGCGCGCGAGATCGCGGCGATCACCGGGCGGGCCGTCACGCCACGGAGCATCGGCGAGGTGCCGCGCGGCCCGGCGGTCGGCGAGCACCTGACCCTCGAGAACCGCTGCTCGGCGGGCGAGCGGCCCACGTGCCCGACGTTCACGGCCCACGTGATCCTGAACGCCACCATCGGTCCGAGCCCGGCGTGGCTGCGGGAACTGCTCGAAAGCGTGGGCCAGCGGTCGATCAACAACGCCGTCGACGTCACCAACTGGCTGAACCTCGAGCACGGCAACCCGAGCCACGTGTTCGATCTCGACCGGCTCGAAGGCCGGACGCTCGTCATCCGCGAGGCAACCGAGGGCGAGCCATTGGCGACGCTGGACGGCGCCTCGCGGAAGCTCGCCGCGGGCGAGATCGTGGTCGCCGACGCGGCCAAGGCGACGTCGCTGGCGGGCGTCATCGGCGGGGCCGACTCGCAGGTCGAGGAAGGTACGACGAACATCGTGCTCGAGGTCGCCACGTGGGACCCGGCCCGGGTTCGCGCCGCGAGCCGGCGCCACGCCGTGCGGACCGACGCGAGCCACCGGTTCGAGCGGGTCGTCGATCCACGGACGTGCTTGCCGGCTGCCGAGATCGCGGCCCGGCTCATCGCCGAACTGACCGGCGGCACGCTGTGCGAGGGCGCCCTCGTCGAAGGCGCACCGATGCCCGAGGGCAGGGCCATCACGCTGCGGCCGCAGCGGTGCTCGGCCGTGCTGGGCATCGAGACGCCCGCCGACGAGATGGTGCGGCTGCTGCGATCGGTGGAGATCGACGTGCGCGTGCAGGACGACGCGCTCGCGTGCACGCCGCCTCCGCACCGCGCGCACGACCTGGTGCGAGAGATCGACCTGATCGAGGAGATCGCCCGCTTGCGCGGCTTCGACGCCGTCCCGATGGCCCGGCGGCTGGCGATCAAGGCCCAGCCTCCGCAACCCGAAGAGCAGGCGATGGAGGGCATCGCCCACGCGGTGACGGCCCTCGGGTTCTTCGAGGCCGTCACGTTCAGCTTCACCAGCCCGGAAAAGGCGGCGCCGTTCCTACCGACGGGTGCGTCGCTCGTGAACGTCGACGACGATCGGCGCGGGGCCGAGCCGACGCTGCGGCCGAGCGTGCTGCCGAGCCTGCTGACGTGCCGGCGGGTGAACCGAGACGCGCAGGTACACCAGGACGGCGGCGTGCGTCTGTTCGAGGTGTCGGCGACGTTCTGGTCCAAGAGCGAGGGGACGAACGAGGAGTCTCGCAAGATCGCGCTGCTCGTCGACGCCGGCGGCGATGGACCCAAGGCCAAGGCCGAGGACGTACAGCACGGCGTGCGGGTCGTCAAGGCCGCGATCGAGTCGATGGTCGCCTTGTGCTACGGTCACGAGGCGAGGTTGCGCATCGAGACCGGCGGCGACTTGCCGGCCGCGATGGACGTGGCGAACGCGGGGCGGGTGTTCGTTGAGCACGAGGGCGGCTCGATCGATCTCGGGACCTTCGGGCTGCCCACGGGCGAGACGCTCGCGCTGTTCGATCTGCAGCGACCGGTGATCGTGGCTGAGCTCGAGCTCGAGCCCTTGCTCGTTGCCTACCCGCCCACGCCGAGGGTGAGCGCGCTCCCGGCGTTCCCGGGCATCGAGCGCGATCTGTCGGTCGTGGTGCCGCAATCAACGCCTTGGGCGCAGATCGAGTCGGCGGTCGAAGGGCTCGACCTCGATCGGCTGCGGGCCATCGCGTTCGTCGGGACGTACGCCGGCAAGCAGGTGGGCGAGGGCAAGAAGAGCGTGACGCTTCGGCTGGCCTTCCGCGACGACGATCGCACGCTGCGGCACGAGGAGGTCGATCCGCAGATGGAGCGGGCGATCGGGGCCCTGCGTGAAACGGTCGGAGCCGAAGTTCGGACCTGA
- a CDS encoding class I tRNA ligase family protein has translation MHVGRTSKTLTALGGEPGIARRWHELAADEQRAVIDDQRLAYVGEQTVNWCPKLGTVLANEEVIDGKSERGSHPVFRKPLKQWMLRITAYAERLLEGLDGLDWPEDTRGKQRHWIGKSEGAEVDFALDVDTSDPEIDADLPPALRVFTTRPDTIFGATFMVIAPEHPVVEAVLRTPRPQTPADELRAYAEKARNTADVDRQAAKEKTGVFTGLHAINPVTSERVPVYVADYVLMGYGYGAIMAVPAHDDRDFEFAEKFGLPIRDVVYPLAISAMAYYAAHATQTETDSEAWQTTLADMLGYVTSNDVVPKDFDHALTHVRLNRRGEGPVPEERQELIGANPADLADTERWRGAVRGQWLDTIESLFNGDFAKLRDTFAGGTYYASQGQAYVGNGYAANSTATVEGSTVSLDGAPTSQAKARITDWLDETGIGRRRTNFKLRDWLFSRQRYWGEPFPIVFTESGDHYPVDADALPVKLPDIADYEPAESEDPKPLLAKATDWVRTTAGQAGCSALDPETVVYRETNTMPGWAGSCWYYLRYADPHNDDALVSKEAQAYWLGDRGVDLYIGGSEHAVLHLLYARFWHMVLYDLGYVDSPEPFRKLFHQGLITSFAYQRKDKTLVPTDEVENVGSDDDPRYIERSTGDTVTQTIAKMSKSLKNVVNPDDVIADFGADTFRLYEMYMGPLEASKPWNTRDIMGLHRFLQRLWRLIVDEESGEPRLADEPDADVDKQLHRTIAKVEGDIERLSFNTAIAAMIELVNLATSKAGDGPIFTQQQARRVAATLAPFAPHTADELHERLGGVDHAGQQVQTLYDSVWPKYDESKLVDDEVEIAVQILGKVKARIMVPADADAERLESIALAHDEIKPLLDGKTVRKVIAVPGRLVNIVAN, from the coding sequence GTGCACGTCGGCCGAACCAGCAAGACGCTGACGGCCCTGGGCGGCGAGCCGGGCATCGCCCGCCGCTGGCACGAGCTCGCCGCCGACGAGCAACGAGCCGTCATCGACGATCAGCGACTGGCCTACGTCGGTGAGCAGACGGTCAACTGGTGCCCGAAGCTGGGAACGGTGCTGGCCAACGAGGAAGTCATCGACGGCAAGAGCGAGCGCGGCAGCCATCCGGTGTTCCGCAAGCCGCTCAAGCAGTGGATGCTGCGCATCACGGCCTACGCCGAGCGATTGCTGGAGGGCCTCGACGGCCTGGACTGGCCCGAGGACACGAGGGGCAAGCAGCGCCACTGGATCGGCAAAAGCGAGGGCGCCGAGGTCGACTTCGCGCTGGACGTCGACACCAGCGATCCGGAGATCGACGCCGACCTGCCCCCGGCCCTGCGCGTCTTCACGACGCGGCCCGACACCATCTTCGGCGCCACCTTCATGGTCATCGCGCCCGAGCACCCGGTGGTCGAGGCCGTCCTGCGCACGCCCCGGCCGCAGACGCCCGCCGACGAGCTCCGCGCCTACGCCGAGAAGGCGCGAAACACCGCCGACGTCGACCGCCAAGCCGCCAAGGAAAAGACGGGCGTCTTCACCGGGCTGCACGCCATCAATCCGGTGACGAGCGAGCGCGTGCCGGTGTACGTGGCCGACTACGTGTTGATGGGCTATGGCTATGGCGCGATCATGGCCGTGCCCGCGCACGACGACCGCGACTTCGAGTTCGCTGAGAAGTTTGGTCTGCCAATCCGCGACGTGGTGTATCCGCTGGCGATCTCGGCGATGGCCTATTACGCCGCCCACGCCACGCAGACCGAGACCGACAGTGAGGCCTGGCAGACCACGCTTGCCGACATGCTGGGCTACGTCACGAGCAACGACGTCGTGCCGAAGGACTTCGACCACGCCCTGACCCACGTGCGACTGAACCGCCGCGGCGAGGGACCCGTGCCCGAGGAGCGGCAGGAGTTGATCGGCGCGAATCCCGCCGACCTGGCCGACACCGAGCGTTGGCGCGGGGCCGTCCGCGGCCAGTGGCTCGACACGATCGAGAGCCTCTTCAACGGCGACTTTGCGAAGCTACGGGACACCTTCGCCGGTGGCACGTACTACGCCAGCCAGGGCCAGGCCTACGTCGGCAACGGTTACGCCGCGAACTCGACGGCTACGGTCGAGGGCTCGACCGTGTCGCTCGACGGCGCGCCCACGAGCCAGGCCAAGGCCCGGATCACCGACTGGCTCGACGAGACCGGCATCGGCCGCCGCCGCACGAACTTCAAGCTGCGAGACTGGCTCTTCAGCCGCCAGCGATACTGGGGCGAGCCGTTCCCGATCGTGTTCACCGAATCGGGCGATCACTATCCCGTCGATGCCGACGCATTGCCCGTCAAGCTGCCCGACATCGCCGATTACGAGCCGGCCGAGAGCGAGGATCCCAAGCCGCTGCTCGCCAAGGCGACCGATTGGGTCCGCACCACCGCAGGTCAGGCCGGCTGCTCGGCACTCGACCCCGAAACGGTGGTGTATCGCGAGACCAACACCATGCCCGGTTGGGCCGGAAGCTGCTGGTACTACCTGCGCTACGCCGACCCGCACAACGACGATGCGCTCGTCTCGAAGGAAGCCCAGGCTTATTGGCTGGGCGACCGCGGCGTTGATCTCTACATCGGTGGCTCCGAGCACGCCGTGCTACACCTGCTCTACGCGCGTTTCTGGCACATGGTGCTCTACGACCTCGGCTACGTCGACTCGCCAGAGCCATTCCGCAAGCTGTTCCACCAGGGCCTGATCACCAGCTTTGCGTACCAGCGCAAGGACAAGACGCTGGTGCCGACCGACGAGGTCGAGAACGTGGGCAGCGACGACGATCCGAGGTACATCGAGCGCTCGACGGGCGACACGGTCACCCAGACCATCGCCAAGATGTCCAAGAGCCTCAAGAACGTCGTCAACCCCGACGACGTGATCGCCGACTTCGGGGCCGATACCTTCCGGCTGTACGAGATGTACATGGGCCCGCTCGAGGCGAGCAAGCCCTGGAACACCCGCGACATCATGGGCCTGCACCGCTTTCTGCAGCGGCTGTGGCGGCTGATCGTCGACGAGGAATCGGGCGAGCCCAGGCTGGCCGACGAGCCCGACGCAGACGTTGACAAGCAGCTCCACCGCACGATTGCCAAGGTCGAAGGCGATATCGAACGCCTGAGCTTCAACACCGCCATCGCCGCGATGATCGAGCTGGTCAACCTGGCCACGAGCAAGGCCGGCGACGGCCCGATCTTTACCCAGCAGCAGGCCCGGCGCGTCGCCGCCACGCTCGCGCCCTTCGCGCCCCACACGGCCGACGAATTGCACGAGCGCCTCGGCGGCGTCGACCACGCCGGCCAGCAGGTTCAGACGCTCTACGACAGCGTGTGGCCCAAGTACGACGAGAGCAAGCTCGTCGACGACGAGGTCGAGATCGCCGTGCAGATCTTGGGCAAGGTTAAGGCCCGCATCATGGTACCCGCCGACGCCGACGCGGAGCGTCTGGAGTCGATCGCACTGGCTCACGACGAGATCAAGCCGCTCCTTGACGGAAAGACCGTCAGGAAGGTCATCGCCGTCCCGGGCCGCCTCGTCAACATCGTCGCGAACTGA